One genomic window of Roseobacter ponti includes the following:
- a CDS encoding 2-dehydropantoate 2-reductase translates to MKICIFGAGAIGGYMGVKLAQAGADVSLVARGPHLAAMKASGLSLIEEGEKTTVEVNASDDPADLGVQDYVIVTLKAHSVPPVVPKMQPLIGPQTTIVSGVNGVPWWYFHKLGGPLEGTRLETVDPGNAQWDGFGPDQVLGCVVYPAAEVSEPGVVRHIEGNRFSLGEPDGSRSDRAKALSEALSSAGLKAPVRPRLRDEIWVKLWGNLSFNPISALTHATLDVLCTDPGTRAVARDMMIEAQQIAEKLGVKFPIDVDRRIDGGAAVGAHRTSMLQDLDAGRPMEIDALLGSVQELGRITDTETPVIDTVLALTKLRAKTAGLYGQT, encoded by the coding sequence ATGAAGATTTGTATTTTCGGGGCCGGGGCCATCGGCGGCTATATGGGTGTCAAACTGGCTCAGGCGGGCGCCGACGTCAGCCTTGTTGCACGAGGTCCGCATCTGGCCGCGATGAAAGCCAGCGGGCTCAGCCTCATCGAAGAGGGCGAAAAAACCACTGTTGAGGTAAACGCCAGCGATGATCCGGCTGATCTGGGCGTGCAGGACTATGTGATTGTCACGCTGAAAGCGCATTCCGTCCCTCCGGTTGTGCCAAAGATGCAGCCACTGATCGGGCCGCAAACAACGATCGTCAGCGGCGTGAACGGTGTGCCCTGGTGGTATTTCCACAAACTCGGAGGACCGCTGGAAGGAACGCGGCTCGAGACGGTCGATCCGGGCAATGCGCAATGGGATGGCTTCGGGCCGGACCAGGTGCTGGGCTGCGTGGTCTATCCCGCCGCAGAGGTGTCCGAGCCGGGCGTTGTGCGCCATATCGAGGGCAATCGTTTCAGTCTCGGCGAGCCTGATGGCAGCCGGTCAGATCGCGCAAAGGCACTCTCGGAGGCACTTTCTTCTGCAGGTCTCAAAGCGCCGGTGCGCCCGCGCCTGCGCGATGAGATCTGGGTCAAACTCTGGGGCAACCTGTCGTTCAATCCGATCTCGGCGCTCACTCATGCGACGCTTGATGTGCTGTGCACCGATCCCGGCACGCGGGCTGTTGCGCGGGACATGATGATTGAGGCACAGCAGATCGCTGAGAAGCTGGGCGTGAAGTTTCCGATTGATGTGGACCGTCGCATCGATGGCGGTGCCGCGGTCGGTGCACACCGGACCTCGATGCTGCAGGATCTTGATGCAGGTCGTCCGATGGAAATTGACGCGCTGCTCGGCTCCGTTCAGGAGCTTGGACGGATTACCGATACCGAAACACCCGTGATCGACACGGTGCTGGCGCTGACTAAGCTGCGGGCGAAAACGGCCGGGCTCTACGGGCAGACCTGA
- a CDS encoding tripartite tricarboxylate transporter permease, whose translation MIETLGFFAIAWTDPWLIFLVATGTFAGIYIGAIPGLSVTMATSILISFTFKWEVNEALALISGVFFGGVYGGSRTAILLNIPGAPSAIATAIEGYPLARRGEAGEAIGLTTVMSVFGGFIGILALALFAPVISDFALMFQSRDYLLLGTIGILLIGTLSAGSFAKGAFAGALGVLIGMVGLDPMTAEGRFTFGSVHLLGGIPYVAAMIGFFGVAEALVQLNTLNTPAIKQKIDRIIPKVSDVKKYFWLAIRASGIGTIIGALPGTGGDIAALLAYDDAKRTTKNPERPFGTGNREGLVAPEAANNAAVGGAHIPMLTLGIPGDAVTAVIIGALFIHGLKPGPLLLVETPHLFWFIVGTLTLANIFLLVFGLTGIRLFTKIVECPKAVLIPLIIVLSAVGTYAIQNNPVDVYWMLLFGVIGYFMKTYGFEVAPVILGVILGPMMDSNYRRTMLRARGDLGDFVWGFLSSPVSLVLTTALVLMLISQTPLWSWMRARLPAR comes from the coding sequence ATGATCGAAACGCTGGGTTTCTTTGCCATCGCCTGGACCGATCCCTGGCTGATCTTTCTGGTCGCCACAGGGACCTTTGCCGGCATCTACATCGGCGCCATCCCCGGGCTGTCGGTCACCATGGCCACGTCAATCCTGATTTCGTTTACCTTTAAATGGGAGGTTAACGAGGCGCTGGCGCTGATCTCGGGTGTCTTTTTCGGCGGCGTCTACGGGGGCTCGCGCACAGCTATCCTGCTTAATATTCCCGGTGCCCCTTCGGCGATTGCCACGGCGATCGAAGGTTACCCTCTGGCCAGACGCGGCGAAGCCGGAGAGGCGATCGGCCTCACCACGGTAATGTCGGTGTTCGGCGGGTTCATCGGCATTCTGGCGCTCGCGCTCTTTGCACCGGTCATTTCCGACTTTGCGCTGATGTTCCAGTCGCGCGATTATCTCCTGCTCGGCACGATCGGGATCCTTCTGATCGGCACGCTGTCGGCCGGGAGCTTTGCCAAAGGTGCCTTTGCCGGTGCTCTGGGTGTGCTCATCGGTATGGTGGGACTTGATCCGATGACTGCCGAAGGGCGATTTACCTTTGGCTCGGTCCATCTGCTCGGTGGCATCCCTTATGTGGCGGCAATGATCGGGTTTTTTGGCGTGGCTGAGGCTCTGGTTCAGCTGAACACCCTGAACACTCCGGCCATCAAACAAAAGATCGACCGGATTATCCCGAAGGTCTCGGATGTGAAGAAATACTTCTGGCTGGCCATCCGCGCGTCGGGTATCGGCACGATCATCGGCGCTTTACCGGGCACGGGTGGTGATATTGCAGCCCTGCTGGCCTATGATGACGCCAAACGCACCACGAAAAACCCCGAGCGCCCGTTCGGCACGGGCAACCGCGAAGGGCTGGTGGCACCGGAGGCGGCCAACAACGCGGCCGTCGGCGGCGCGCATATCCCGATGCTGACGCTCGGCATCCCAGGCGACGCCGTGACCGCCGTGATCATCGGTGCGCTGTTTATCCATGGCCTGAAACCCGGGCCCTTGCTGCTTGTGGAAACACCTCATCTGTTCTGGTTTATCGTCGGCACCCTGACGCTCGCCAATATATTCCTGCTGGTTTTCGGGCTCACCGGTATCCGATTGTTCACAAAGATCGTGGAATGTCCGAAGGCTGTCCTGATCCCGCTTATCATCGTGCTGAGTGCGGTCGGGACCTATGCGATCCAGAACAACCCGGTCGACGTGTACTGGATGCTGCTCTTTGGCGTGATCGGTTACTTCATGAAGACCTACGGTTTCGAGGTCGCACCGGTTATTCTGGGCGTGATCCTAGGTCCGATGATGGACAGCAATTACCGCCGGACGATGCTGCGCGCCCGCGGAGATTTGGGCGATTTTGTTTGGGGCTTTCTGTCCAGTCCGGTTTCTCTGGTGCTCACGACTGCTTTGGTTCTGATGCTGATCAGTCAGACCCCGCTGTGGTCATGGATGCGCGCCAGACTTCCCGCCAGGTAA
- a CDS encoding tripartite tricarboxylate transporter TctB family protein, whose translation MTTQTPHRRPGELVFALLIVVFSVAAFWQSYGISGFSGKTEPGVFPMLASGVMVFSGIAILVSAARQPGPAAQSPGFFAEVLTPRHIILTGLVLGYVLLMPVLGFIAASAVFLFCSFQFLWRKNPLLTLALTAGTLLLIWFIFREVFQVVLPRGTLFAGFL comes from the coding sequence ATGACAACGCAGACGCCGCACCGCAGGCCCGGAGAACTCGTCTTTGCTCTGCTGATTGTCGTATTTTCCGTAGCTGCCTTCTGGCAGTCCTACGGCATTTCCGGATTTTCGGGAAAGACAGAACCCGGTGTGTTTCCGATGCTCGCTTCCGGGGTGATGGTCTTCTCAGGCATTGCCATTCTGGTTTCAGCAGCCCGTCAGCCCGGCCCTGCGGCACAGTCGCCCGGCTTTTTTGCAGAGGTTCTCACACCGCGCCACATTATCCTGACCGGACTGGTGCTGGGATATGTCCTGCTGATGCCGGTGCTGGGTTTTATCGCCGCTTCGGCGGTTTTTCTCTTTTGCTCCTTTCAGTTTCTGTGGCGTAAAAATCCGCTTCTCACCCTGGCTCTGACTGCAGGGACACTGCTGCTGATCTGGTTTATTTTCCGGGAGGTGTTTCAGGTGGTTCTGCCGCGGGGCACTCTTTTTGCGGGCTTTCTCTGA
- a CDS encoding tripartite tricarboxylate transporter substrate binding protein: protein MKKTVIAAVAALAMTGTAAFAQEFPERELLGVVMWGAGGATDTVARAVNPAAEEALGKPIVVLNKSGGAGAISTAYVNTAAADGYTFLYGAENPQLHPVMGVSDLDYSGFTPINILGRGVAVIVVPADSKYADMSELMADIEANPGGVIMGSTGPGGLPSTIGALIANSAPFEVTAIPFDGEGPGLTAMLGGEVDFMPSGISAAAEQIKAGNMRALAVVNTEPVDTLPDTPAITDAIPDMAGFLPWGPFYGVFVKNGTPDDVVAKMTAAFDTAAQSETFTTLMANRGNIVMNMSGQEAVDFLAKWQQVTAWALQDTGAAKVSPEELGIARP from the coding sequence ATGAAAAAGACAGTGATCGCTGCGGTCGCAGCACTTGCAATGACGGGAACAGCCGCCTTCGCGCAGGAATTCCCGGAACGGGAACTGCTGGGCGTTGTGATGTGGGGGGCCGGGGGAGCCACCGATACCGTTGCCAGGGCAGTCAATCCGGCCGCAGAAGAAGCTCTGGGCAAGCCGATTGTGGTCCTGAACAAATCAGGCGGCGCCGGCGCCATTTCGACAGCCTATGTGAATACTGCCGCTGCGGACGGATATACCTTTTTATACGGCGCCGAGAACCCGCAACTGCACCCCGTCATGGGCGTGTCCGATCTGGATTACTCAGGTTTTACCCCGATCAATATCCTGGGTCGCGGCGTCGCCGTAATCGTCGTGCCGGCGGATTCGAAATACGCTGACATGTCCGAACTTATGGCCGATATCGAAGCCAACCCGGGCGGCGTGATCATGGGCTCCACCGGGCCGGGTGGCCTGCCCAGCACGATCGGGGCGCTGATCGCCAACTCCGCGCCCTTTGAGGTAACGGCAATCCCGTTCGACGGGGAAGGCCCGGGTCTGACCGCGATGCTGGGAGGCGAAGTTGACTTTATGCCGTCCGGTATCTCAGCCGCCGCTGAGCAGATTAAAGCCGGCAACATGCGTGCCCTGGCCGTTGTGAACACCGAGCCTGTTGACACCCTTCCCGACACACCCGCCATCACTGATGCTATCCCGGACATGGCGGGATTCCTGCCATGGGGCCCGTTCTATGGTGTCTTCGTAAAAAACGGAACGCCCGACGACGTGGTCGCTAAAATGACGGCGGCGTTTGATACTGCGGCCCAAAGCGAAACCTTCACCACGCTGATGGCCAACCGGGGCAACATCGTGATGAACATGTCCGGTCAGGAAGCTGTTGATTTTCTTGCCAAATGGCAACAGGTCACAGCATGGGCCCTGCAGGACACAGGTGCCGCCAAAGTAAGCCCTGAAGAGCTGGGCATCGCGCGGCCGTAA
- a CDS encoding MFS transporter has translation MIRVISGVWALLLGILLIMLGNGMHFTLIGLRGGIEGFSSTELAVVTSGYFLGFLSGARLTPLMIQRVGHVRVFAALGSFMSAALIALPLLTEPWAWTVLRVLIGFCMSGIYVAAESWLNAAATNDTRGKVLSAYMIAQTLGIIAAQGLLTLGDAATSVLFICASILVSVSFAPILLSATPVPTVEVARPMPLRDLFRGSPLGTVGIFLLGSIYATQSGMGAVFGTQIGLTASQIASFVAMLFAGALVMQYPIGWLSDRMDRRTLILGLSVLGAASCIPGWLTGGGLWPLMAAAFFAGGVTTPLYALLLAYTNDALPTADMPAASGGLVFTFGLGAIAGPMVTGWAMQGLDPYAFWLVLGVTFICIAVYALYRMTQRAVVPGEETDSYLNVLPTASAVAVTAAGDWAAENADGDSSTDPV, from the coding sequence GTGATCAGAGTAATTTCCGGCGTCTGGGCTCTTTTGCTTGGCATTCTGCTGATCATGCTGGGCAACGGCATGCATTTCACGCTCATCGGACTGCGCGGCGGGATCGAAGGGTTCTCATCCACGGAACTGGCCGTGGTTACCTCCGGCTATTTCCTGGGTTTTCTCTCCGGCGCGCGTCTGACACCGCTGATGATTCAGAGGGTGGGTCATGTGCGTGTCTTCGCGGCCCTCGGCAGCTTTATGTCAGCGGCGCTGATCGCGCTGCCTCTGCTGACTGAGCCATGGGCCTGGACTGTTCTGCGGGTGCTCATCGGGTTCTGCATGTCGGGTATATATGTCGCGGCGGAAAGCTGGCTGAACGCGGCGGCTACAAATGACACCCGCGGCAAGGTGCTCTCCGCCTATATGATTGCCCAGACGCTTGGCATTATAGCGGCACAGGGGCTGCTGACGCTGGGCGATGCGGCGACTTCGGTCCTGTTCATCTGCGCCTCAATCCTTGTGTCGGTCTCATTCGCCCCGATCCTGTTATCGGCCACACCTGTTCCGACCGTCGAAGTTGCCCGTCCCATGCCCCTGCGCGATCTGTTCCGTGGCTCGCCGCTCGGTACTGTGGGCATTTTTCTGCTTGGCAGTATCTATGCCACGCAATCGGGTATGGGGGCCGTTTTCGGCACACAGATCGGGTTGACCGCCTCTCAGATTGCGTCATTTGTCGCGATGCTTTTTGCCGGTGCCCTGGTAATGCAGTACCCCATCGGCTGGCTGTCTGACCGGATGGACAGACGAACGCTGATCCTCGGGCTCTCGGTGCTGGGGGCCGCTTCCTGTATTCCGGGTTGGCTCACAGGCGGCGGGCTGTGGCCTCTGATGGCGGCGGCCTTCTTTGCTGGCGGCGTGACGACACCGCTTTATGCGCTGCTGCTGGCTTATACCAACGACGCGCTTCCGACCGCTGATATGCCGGCCGCCTCCGGAGGCCTCGTGTTTACTTTCGGGCTGGGGGCCATCGCCGGACCCATGGTGACAGGGTGGGCGATGCAGGGGCTGGATCCTTATGCCTTCTGGCTGGTGCTTGGCGTGACATTTATCTGCATCGCAGTCTATGCGCTCTATCGCATGACACAGCGCGCCGTGGTCCCTGGCGAGGAAACGGACAGCTACCTGAACGTTCTGCCCACCGCTTCGGCCGTGGCCGTCACGGCAGCAGGTGACTGGGCGGCTGAAAACGCTGACGGTGACAGCAGTACCGACCCCGTCTGA